The following coding sequences lie in one Phycicoccus duodecadis genomic window:
- a CDS encoding SCO6745 family protein: MTTTSRDDEAVAAAALAYRTLEPYHLTAYFGPHVDAVREELGIGWLGSYTGMRAAPLGAVPGPVVAAAFFGFRPPAVEKAWGLARQGRSPADLDALRTRCVDAGLREALGDAASSPELARVADGLRSVLDGADHGGRVLSAAYAALPWPDEPHLALWHAATLWREWRGDGHNAALVAAGLRPLEALVLYDAWVRETSPATAGTRGRPFLQPSRKWTDDEWDAATVALTGAGLLAFPSRGEAGAALTPEGRRLRDGIESTTDAVSATVWVGVDDAAGLLTAARPFVKAVIDTGWLPGTRRKG; encoded by the coding sequence ATGACGACGACGTCCCGCGATGACGAGGCGGTGGCCGCGGCCGCCCTGGCCTACCGCACCCTCGAGCCGTACCACCTGACGGCGTACTTCGGCCCGCACGTCGATGCGGTGCGTGAGGAGCTCGGCATCGGCTGGCTCGGGTCGTACACCGGGATGCGGGCCGCCCCGCTGGGCGCCGTCCCCGGCCCCGTCGTCGCGGCCGCGTTCTTCGGCTTCCGCCCCCCGGCGGTCGAGAAGGCGTGGGGGCTCGCCCGGCAGGGTCGCTCGCCCGCCGACCTCGACGCGCTCCGCACCCGATGCGTCGACGCCGGCCTGCGCGAGGCCCTGGGCGACGCGGCCTCCTCGCCCGAGCTGGCGCGCGTCGCCGACGGCCTGCGCTCGGTCCTCGACGGCGCCGACCACGGGGGCCGGGTGCTGAGCGCCGCGTACGCCGCCCTCCCCTGGCCCGACGAGCCCCACCTGGCGCTGTGGCACGCCGCCACCCTGTGGCGGGAGTGGCGCGGCGACGGGCACAACGCCGCCCTGGTCGCCGCCGGCCTGCGTCCCCTGGAGGCCCTGGTCCTCTACGACGCGTGGGTCCGCGAGACCAGCCCGGCCACCGCCGGCACGCGCGGGCGCCCGTTCCTGCAGCCGAGCCGCAAGTGGACCGACGACGAGTGGGATGCCGCGACCGTGGCGCTGACCGGCGCCGGGCTGCTGGCCTTCCCCTCGCGCGGCGAGGCCGGCGCGGCGCTCACCCCCGAGGGACGACGGCTGCGCGACGGCATCGAGAGCACGACGGACGCCGTCTCCGCGACGGTCTGGGTGGGCGTCGACGACGCCGCCGGGCTGCTCACCGCCGCCCGGCCCTTCGTCAAGGCCGTCATCGACACCGGCTGGCTGCCCGGGACCCGGCGCAAGGGCTGA
- a CDS encoding ABC transporter ATP-binding protein, which translates to MTVTEPTAPATEAGHRIVLEAAGVTMRFGGLTAVDDVSMQVREGEIVGLIGPNGAGKTTFFNCLTGMYIPTEGRVTLNGETLPPKPLKVVRAGMARTFQNIRLFANMTALENVMVGRYCRTSSMALTSILRGPKFRREEAATRERAQELLAYVGLAESAEILARNLPYGDQRRLEIARALATDPQILLLDEPTAGMNPKETEETMHLIFKIRDSGLAVVVIEHDMRFIFNLCDRVLCLVRGTVLIEGSPGEVQSDPRVIEAYIGGDDDEEEDQ; encoded by the coding sequence GTGACCGTCACCGAGCCCACCGCTCCCGCCACCGAGGCGGGGCACCGCATCGTCCTCGAGGCCGCGGGCGTCACGATGCGCTTCGGCGGCCTGACCGCCGTCGACGACGTCAGCATGCAGGTCCGCGAGGGCGAGATCGTCGGTCTGATCGGCCCCAACGGTGCCGGCAAGACCACGTTCTTCAACTGCCTCACCGGGATGTACATCCCCACCGAGGGGCGCGTCACCCTCAACGGCGAGACGCTGCCGCCGAAGCCGCTCAAGGTGGTGCGGGCCGGGATGGCCCGTACCTTCCAGAACATCCGGCTGTTCGCGAACATGACGGCCCTCGAGAACGTCATGGTCGGGCGGTACTGCCGCACCTCGTCGATGGCGCTCACCTCGATCCTGCGCGGGCCGAAGTTCCGCCGCGAGGAGGCCGCCACCCGCGAGCGGGCCCAGGAGCTGCTCGCGTACGTCGGGCTCGCCGAGTCCGCCGAGATCCTGGCGCGCAACCTCCCCTACGGTGACCAGCGCCGGCTCGAGATCGCCCGGGCGCTCGCCACCGACCCGCAGATCCTGCTGCTCGACGAGCCCACCGCGGGGATGAACCCCAAGGAGACCGAGGAGACGATGCACCTGATCTTCAAGATCAGGGACAGCGGGCTCGCGGTCGTCGTCATCGAGCACGACATGCGGTTCATCTTCAACCTCTGCGACCGGGTGCTCTGCCTGGTCCGCGGGACCGTCCTCATCGAGGGCTCCCCCGGTGAGGTGCAGTCCGACCCCCGGGTCATCGAGGCCTACATCGGTGGCGACGACGACGAGGAGGAGGACCAGTGA
- the uvrA gene encoding excinuclease ABC subunit UvrA, producing the protein MKALSVGPPRVKPVSHDHLVVRGAREHNLKDVSVELPRDALVVFTGLSGSGKSSLAFDTIFAEGQRRYVESLSAYARQFLGQMDKPDVDFIEGLSPAVSIDQKSTNRNPRSTVGTITEVYDYLRLLFARAGRPHCPVCGEPITRQSPQQIVDRLLELPDRTRFQLLAPVVRARKGEYVDLFAELQAKGFSRARVDGEIVTLAEPPTLEKQVKHTIDVIVDRLVAKGSADTSAKRRLTDSVETALGLAGGVVVVDFVDREEGDPERERRFSEKMACPNDHALAMDEIEPRSFSFNSPFGACPACTGIGTELEVDPELIVPDDDLSLSEGAIAPWATASGASEYFQRVMTALASEMKFSMDAPWRALPKRAQDALLHGRNHKVHVRYRNRFGRERSYSTGFEGAVPFVKRRHSETDSEWSRERYEGYMREVPCPTCKGARLKPESLAVLIGGRSISEVAGLAIADAARFFSTVEFTERERQIAARVIKEIDARLGFLLDVGLDYLSLDRPAGTLSGGEAQRIRLATQIGSGLVGVLYVLDEPSIGLHQRDNHRLIETLTRLRDLGNTLIVVEHDEDTIATADWVVDIGPGAGEHGGEVVHAGTVADLLTHPDSITGKYLSGRREIPMPTVRRPQEKGREVTVVKATEHNLDDVTVSFPLGNLVAVTGVSGSGKSTLVNDILYTVLANKLNGARQVPGRHKSVTGLEHLDKVVHVDQGPIGRTPRSNPATYTGVFDAIRKLFATTEEAKVRGYQPGRFSFNVKGGRCDACSGDGTIKIEMNFLPDVYVPCEVCHGARYNRETLEVHFKGKSIADVLDMPIEEAADFFAAVPGIARHMRTLNDVGLGYVRLGQPAPTLSGGEAQRVKLATELQKRSTGRTVYVLDEPTTGLHFEDIRKLLGVLQGLVEKGNTVIVIEHNLDVIKSADWLIDLGPEGGSGGGRVIAEGTPEHVATLEHSHTGRFLAPVLAKTARTATRDRGARATTAPTAAKGAPARGAAAKTATKRATKSTGTRRAS; encoded by the coding sequence ATGAAGGCCCTGTCGGTGGGTCCACCTAGAGTGAAGCCCGTGAGTCATGACCACCTCGTCGTCCGCGGTGCCCGCGAGCACAACCTCAAGGACGTCAGCGTCGAGCTGCCGCGCGACGCCCTCGTCGTCTTCACCGGCCTGTCCGGTTCCGGCAAGTCCAGCCTGGCCTTCGACACGATCTTCGCCGAGGGCCAGCGCCGCTACGTCGAGTCGCTGTCGGCCTACGCCCGCCAGTTCCTCGGCCAGATGGACAAGCCCGACGTCGACTTCATCGAGGGGCTCTCGCCGGCGGTCTCGATCGACCAGAAGTCCACCAACCGCAACCCGCGCTCGACCGTCGGCACCATCACCGAGGTCTACGACTACCTGCGCCTGCTGTTCGCCCGCGCGGGCCGCCCGCACTGCCCCGTCTGCGGCGAGCCGATCACCCGGCAGAGCCCGCAGCAGATCGTCGACCGCCTCCTCGAGCTGCCCGACCGGACCCGCTTCCAGCTGCTGGCCCCCGTCGTGCGCGCCCGCAAGGGCGAGTACGTCGACCTCTTCGCCGAGCTCCAGGCCAAGGGCTTCTCCCGGGCCCGGGTCGACGGCGAGATCGTCACCCTCGCCGAGCCGCCCACCCTCGAGAAGCAGGTCAAGCACACCATCGACGTCATCGTCGACCGCCTCGTCGCGAAGGGCTCGGCCGACACCTCGGCCAAGCGGCGCCTCACCGACTCCGTCGAGACCGCACTCGGGCTGGCCGGCGGCGTCGTGGTCGTCGACTTCGTCGACCGTGAGGAGGGCGACCCCGAGCGCGAACGCCGCTTCTCCGAGAAGATGGCGTGCCCCAACGACCACGCCCTCGCGATGGACGAGATCGAGCCCCGCTCCTTCTCGTTCAACAGCCCGTTCGGCGCGTGCCCGGCGTGCACCGGCATCGGCACCGAGCTCGAGGTCGACCCCGAGCTCATCGTCCCCGACGACGACCTCAGCCTGTCCGAGGGCGCCATCGCTCCGTGGGCCACCGCCTCCGGGGCCTCCGAGTACTTCCAGCGCGTCATGACCGCCCTGGCCTCCGAGATGAAGTTCTCGATGGACGCGCCGTGGCGGGCGCTGCCCAAGCGGGCCCAGGACGCCCTGCTGCACGGGCGCAACCACAAAGTGCACGTCCGCTACCGCAACCGCTTCGGCCGCGAGCGCTCCTACTCCACGGGGTTCGAGGGGGCGGTGCCGTTCGTCAAGCGCCGCCACTCCGAGACCGACTCCGAGTGGAGCCGTGAGCGCTACGAGGGCTACATGCGCGAGGTGCCCTGCCCCACCTGCAAGGGCGCCCGCCTCAAGCCCGAGTCCCTCGCGGTGCTCATCGGTGGCCGGTCCATCTCCGAGGTCGCGGGTCTGGCCATCGCCGACGCCGCGCGCTTCTTCTCCACCGTCGAGTTCACCGAGCGCGAGCGGCAGATCGCGGCCCGCGTCATCAAGGAGATCGACGCCCGCCTCGGGTTCCTGCTCGACGTCGGGCTCGACTACCTCAGCCTCGACCGGCCCGCCGGCACCCTCTCGGGCGGCGAGGCCCAGCGCATCCGGCTCGCCACCCAGATCGGCTCCGGCCTGGTCGGCGTGCTCTACGTCCTCGACGAGCCGAGCATCGGGCTGCACCAGCGCGACAACCACCGCCTCATCGAGACCCTCACCCGGCTGCGCGACCTCGGCAACACCCTGATCGTGGTCGAGCACGACGAGGACACCATCGCCACCGCCGACTGGGTCGTCGACATCGGCCCCGGCGCCGGTGAGCACGGGGGCGAGGTGGTGCACGCCGGTACCGTGGCCGACCTGCTCACCCACCCCGACTCGATCACCGGCAAGTACCTCTCCGGGCGGCGCGAGATCCCGATGCCCACCGTGCGACGGCCGCAGGAGAAGGGCCGCGAGGTCACGGTGGTCAAGGCCACCGAGCACAACCTCGACGACGTCACGGTCTCGTTCCCGCTGGGCAACCTCGTCGCGGTCACCGGCGTCTCGGGCTCGGGCAAGTCCACGCTGGTCAACGACATCCTCTACACGGTGCTGGCCAACAAGCTCAACGGTGCCCGCCAGGTGCCGGGGCGGCACAAGTCGGTCACCGGCCTCGAGCACCTCGACAAGGTCGTCCACGTCGACCAGGGCCCGATCGGGCGCACCCCCCGCTCGAACCCCGCGACCTACACCGGGGTCTTCGACGCCATCCGCAAGCTCTTCGCCACCACCGAGGAGGCGAAGGTCCGCGGCTACCAGCCCGGTCGCTTCTCGTTCAACGTCAAGGGCGGCCGCTGCGACGCGTGCTCGGGCGACGGCACCATCAAGATCGAGATGAACTTCCTGCCCGACGTCTACGTGCCGTGCGAGGTCTGCCACGGGGCCCGGTACAACCGCGAGACGCTCGAGGTGCACTTCAAGGGCAAGTCCATCGCCGACGTCCTCGACATGCCGATCGAGGAGGCCGCCGACTTCTTCGCGGCGGTCCCCGGCATCGCCCGGCACATGCGCACCCTCAACGACGTCGGCCTCGGCTACGTCCGCCTCGGCCAGCCCGCTCCCACGCTCTCGGGGGGTGAGGCCCAGCGGGTCAAGCTCGCCACCGAGCTGCAGAAGCGGTCCACCGGGCGCACCGTCTACGTGCTCGACGAGCCGACGACGGGGCTGCACTTCGAGGACATCCGCAAGCTGCTCGGCGTGCTGCAGGGCCTGGTCGAGAAGGGCAACACGGTCATCGTCATCGAGCACAACCTCGACGTCATCAAGAGCGCCGACTGGCTCATCGACCTCGGCCCCGAGGGCGGCAGCGGCGGCGGCCGGGTCATCGCCGAGGGCACCCCCGAGCACGTCGCCACGCTCGAGCACTCGCACACCGGCCGCTTCCTCGCCCCGGTGCTGGCCAAGACGGCCCGCACCGCCACCCGTGACCGAGGCGCCCGTGCCACCACGGCCCCCACTGCGGCCAAGGGTGCCCCCGCCCGGGGTGCGGCCGCGAAGACGGCGACCAAGCGGGCGACCAAGTCGACCGGGACGCGCCGGGCCAGCTGA
- a CDS encoding branched-chain amino acid ABC transporter permease, whose product MSTVDRTEGETPVSSTERMQTRFGSRAALLGIAGGALLLLSGLLSWSFDDRVLGDLSIRFYPAGIQIYAMVVGVVGLVLGLLLLRRPAWLDPGRGLRALGYGSLAFVLAALISIAYQAGGLVNVNEGGWVGLVGAALLLAAGLLSPARHLDVHAWPRLASWQEISIIVVLLAVLLFTTAYTLNIDDAATFGCLLIVILTVAISLLGSGFGGYVGFIGQNNRRPLLLAAFLVAFLFPFTQDGSDANMSIATQILIFAATALGLNIVVGLAGLLDLGYIAFLGTGAYVGAMLSQSAFATIGWKPPFLVVMLLGMMVASIFGLIIGTPTLRVSGDYLAIVTLGFGEIFRLAMFNLDGNNGPELTNGPNGIPAIPDLNFFGFDFGATHTLAGIPLGRFSNYYFLLLVLIAFVILVFTRLNDSRIGRGWVAIREDERAAEAMGVNVFGLKLLAFAVGASLAGLAGTIKAHQDTSVTPDQYIFLESAFLLAAVVLGGMGTVAGVLVGATILKLLPEKARVVNDYRLLIFGLLLVIMMRFRPEGIVPSKRRQLEFHEDDEELVELAQTEHLEAK is encoded by the coding sequence ATGAGCACCGTCGACAGGACCGAGGGCGAGACCCCCGTGTCGAGCACCGAGCGGATGCAGACCCGCTTCGGCTCCCGGGCGGCCCTGCTGGGCATCGCGGGCGGCGCGCTGCTGCTCCTCAGCGGCCTGCTGTCGTGGTCCTTCGACGACCGCGTCCTGGGCGACCTCAGCATCCGCTTCTACCCGGCCGGCATCCAGATCTACGCCATGGTGGTCGGCGTCGTGGGCCTCGTGCTGGGGCTGCTGCTCCTGCGCCGGCCGGCCTGGCTCGACCCGGGCCGCGGGCTGCGCGCCCTCGGGTACGGCTCGCTCGCCTTCGTCCTCGCGGCCCTCATCTCCATCGCCTACCAGGCCGGCGGCCTGGTCAACGTCAACGAGGGCGGATGGGTCGGCCTGGTCGGCGCCGCGCTGCTCCTGGCCGCGGGGCTGCTCTCCCCCGCGCGGCACCTGGACGTGCACGCCTGGCCGCGGCTCGCGAGCTGGCAGGAGATCTCGATCATCGTCGTGCTCCTCGCCGTGCTGCTCTTCACCACGGCGTACACGCTGAACATCGACGACGCCGCCACCTTCGGCTGCCTCCTGATCGTCATCCTGACCGTCGCGATCTCCCTGCTGGGCTCCGGCTTCGGCGGGTACGTCGGCTTCATCGGGCAGAACAACCGGCGACCGCTGCTGCTGGCCGCGTTCCTCGTGGCGTTCCTCTTCCCGTTCACCCAGGACGGCTCCGACGCGAACATGTCGATCGCCACCCAGATCCTCATCTTCGCGGCGACCGCACTCGGGCTGAACATCGTCGTCGGGCTCGCCGGCCTGCTGGACCTCGGCTACATCGCCTTCCTCGGCACCGGCGCCTACGTCGGGGCGATGCTGTCGCAGTCGGCCTTCGCGACCATCGGCTGGAAGCCGCCGTTCCTGGTCGTCATGCTCCTCGGGATGATGGTCGCCTCGATCTTCGGCCTCATCATCGGCACCCCGACCCTGCGGGTCTCCGGTGACTACCTGGCGATCGTCACCCTGGGCTTCGGGGAGATCTTCCGCCTGGCCATGTTCAACCTCGACGGCAACAACGGCCCCGAGCTCACGAACGGGCCCAACGGCATCCCGGCCATCCCCGACCTGAACTTCTTCGGGTTCGACTTCGGGGCCACGCACACCCTGGCCGGCATCCCCCTCGGGCGCTTCAGCAACTACTACTTCCTGCTGCTGGTGCTCATCGCGTTCGTCATCCTCGTGTTCACCCGGCTCAACGACAGCCGGATCGGGCGCGGCTGGGTCGCCATCCGCGAGGACGAGCGGGCGGCCGAGGCCATGGGAGTCAACGTGTTCGGGCTCAAGCTGCTCGCGTTCGCGGTCGGCGCCTCGCTGGCCGGCCTCGCCGGGACCATCAAGGCGCACCAGGACACGTCGGTGACCCCGGACCAGTACATCTTCCTGGAGTCCGCGTTCCTGCTGGCCGCCGTCGTCCTCGGCGGCATGGGCACCGTCGCCGGTGTCCTGGTCGGCGCCACCATCCTGAAGCTGCTCCCCGAGAAGGCCCGCGTGGTCAACGACTACCGGCTGCTGATCTTCGGGCTGCTGCTCGTCATCATGATGCGCTTCCGGCCCGAGGGCATCGTGCCGAGCAAGCGGCGCCAGCTCGAGTTCCACGAGGACGACGAGGAGCTCGTCGAGCTCGCCCAGACCGAACACCTGGAGGCGAAGTGA
- a CDS encoding ABC transporter ATP-binding protein: protein MLEVKDLVVSYGKIKAVKGISFSVDEGEVVSLIGTNGAGKTTTLRTISGLLRPVSGSITFKGTDLTTVAAHDIVQLGLAHSPEGRRIFPKLTVEENLLLGAFARKDKGIRSDLEAAYALFPILQERRTQPAGTFSGGEQQMLAMGRAMMSRPKMLMLDEPSMGLSPLMMKRIMTTVSTLQSQGTTILLVEQNAQAALKRATKGYVLEVGRIVLSGTGRELLASDDVRKAYLGED from the coding sequence ATGCTGGAGGTCAAGGACCTCGTGGTGTCCTACGGCAAGATCAAGGCCGTCAAGGGGATCAGCTTCTCGGTCGACGAGGGCGAGGTCGTCTCGCTCATCGGCACCAACGGCGCTGGCAAGACGACCACCCTGCGCACCATCTCGGGGCTGCTGCGCCCGGTGTCGGGGTCGATCACCTTCAAGGGCACCGACCTCACCACCGTGGCGGCCCACGACATCGTGCAGCTCGGGCTGGCGCACTCCCCCGAGGGCCGGCGCATCTTCCCCAAGCTCACGGTCGAGGAGAACCTGCTCCTCGGCGCGTTCGCCCGCAAGGACAAGGGCATCAGGAGCGACCTCGAGGCGGCCTACGCGCTGTTCCCGATCCTCCAGGAGCGGCGCACGCAGCCGGCCGGCACCTTCTCGGGCGGTGAGCAGCAGATGCTCGCGATGGGCCGGGCCATGATGAGCCGCCCCAAGATGCTGATGCTCGACGAGCCGTCGATGGGCCTGTCCCCGCTCATGATGAAGCGCATCATGACCACGGTGTCGACGCTGCAGTCGCAGGGCACGACGATCCTGCTCGTCGAGCAGAACGCCCAGGCGGCGCTGAAGCGGGCGACCAAGGGGTACGTGCTCGAGGTCGGGCGGATCGTGCTGTCCGGCACCGGGCGTGAGCTGCTCGCGAGCGACGACGTCCGCAAGGCCTACCTCGGCGAGGACTGA
- a CDS encoding glycoside hydrolase family 15 protein, translating into MSTPIADYALLGDTERAALVSRSGSVDWLCLPRFDAPACFAAILGDDEHGRWLLGPAGEARSTRSYREQSFVLDTVHETDTGRVRVTDLMPFGDGRADLVRVVEGLDGEVEMLHEWVVRTQYGKVVPWVSRITDDAGTTVIRAVAGPDMLVLRGDRLPDPEDHHHRDRFTVAAGDRLTFSMTWVPSWCDVPPALDVDRRVEDTVAHFDEWASRHTHRGQYREAVTRSLLVLRLLTDELRGGIVAAPTTSLPENIGGERNWDYRYCWLRDASLTLEALLSCGYVDETRLWRDWLVRAVAGTPADLQIMYAVDGGRELPERELDHLPGYAGSRPVRIGNGAVDQRQSDVLGEVMISLDAARRLGVTESSESWAVQRAMVDDLADHWDQSDHGLWEIRGPAQHFTHSRVMVWAAFDRAVRAVEENGHEGDVERWRDLRDRVHAEVCERGYDAQRNTFTQHYDTREVDAALLLIPVVGFLPADDERVLGTVRAVEEDLLRDGFVLRYRTQSGVDGLAGDENPFLACSFWLAEVYARTGRLADAHALMQRLLAVRNDLGLLSEEYDPRTGRLVGNFPQAFSHLALVQAACAIAEAEGTRVPE; encoded by the coding sequence GTGAGCACCCCCATCGCCGACTACGCCCTGCTCGGTGACACCGAGCGCGCCGCCCTCGTCAGCCGCTCCGGCTCGGTCGACTGGCTGTGCCTCCCCCGCTTCGACGCCCCGGCCTGCTTCGCCGCCATCCTCGGTGACGACGAGCACGGCCGCTGGCTGCTCGGCCCGGCCGGTGAGGCCCGCTCGACGCGCTCCTACCGCGAGCAGAGCTTCGTCCTCGACACCGTGCACGAGACCGACACCGGCCGCGTCCGGGTGACCGACCTCATGCCCTTCGGCGACGGACGCGCCGACCTGGTCCGGGTCGTCGAGGGTCTCGACGGCGAGGTCGAGATGCTGCACGAGTGGGTCGTCCGCACGCAGTACGGCAAGGTCGTGCCCTGGGTGTCCCGCATCACCGACGACGCCGGCACCACCGTCATCCGGGCCGTGGCCGGCCCCGACATGCTGGTGCTGCGCGGCGACCGGCTGCCCGACCCCGAGGACCACCATCACCGCGACCGGTTCACCGTGGCCGCCGGCGACCGCCTGACGTTCTCGATGACCTGGGTGCCGTCGTGGTGCGACGTCCCACCCGCCCTCGACGTCGACCGACGGGTCGAGGACACGGTGGCGCACTTCGACGAGTGGGCCTCACGGCACACCCACCGGGGGCAGTACCGCGAGGCGGTGACGCGCTCGCTGCTGGTCCTGCGCCTGCTCACCGACGAGCTGCGCGGCGGGATCGTGGCCGCCCCCACGACCAGCCTGCCGGAGAACATCGGCGGCGAGCGCAACTGGGACTACCGCTACTGCTGGCTACGCGACGCCTCGCTGACCCTCGAGGCGCTGCTCTCCTGCGGCTACGTCGACGAGACCCGGCTCTGGCGTGACTGGCTGGTCCGCGCGGTGGCGGGCACGCCTGCCGACCTCCAGATCATGTACGCCGTCGACGGGGGCCGTGAGCTGCCCGAGCGCGAGCTCGACCACCTCCCCGGATATGCCGGGTCGCGCCCGGTGCGGATCGGCAACGGCGCGGTCGACCAGCGCCAGAGCGACGTCCTGGGCGAGGTGATGATCTCGCTCGACGCCGCCCGGCGGCTGGGCGTGACGGAGTCGAGCGAGTCGTGGGCGGTACAGCGGGCGATGGTCGACGACCTGGCCGACCACTGGGACCAGAGCGACCACGGCCTCTGGGAGATCCGGGGCCCGGCGCAGCACTTCACGCACTCGCGGGTGATGGTGTGGGCCGCTTTCGACCGGGCGGTGCGGGCCGTCGAGGAGAACGGGCACGAGGGCGACGTCGAGCGCTGGCGCGACCTACGCGACCGGGTGCACGCCGAGGTGTGCGAGCGCGGCTACGACGCGCAGCGCAACACGTTCACCCAGCACTACGACACCCGCGAGGTCGACGCGGCCCTCCTGCTCATCCCCGTGGTGGGCTTCCTGCCGGCCGACGACGAGCGGGTGCTCGGCACCGTGCGGGCCGTCGAGGAGGACCTCCTGCGCGACGGCTTCGTCCTGCGCTACCGCACCCAGAGCGGCGTCGACGGCCTCGCCGGTGACGAGAACCCGTTCCTGGCGTGCTCGTTCTGGCTGGCCGAGGTCTACGCCCGGACCGGCCGCCTCGCGGACGCCCACGCCCTCATGCAGCGGCTCCTGGCGGTGCGCAACGACCTCGGGCTGCTCTCGGAGGAGTACGACCCCCGCACGGGGCGGCTGGTCGGCAACTTCCCTCAGGCGTTCTCGCACCTGGCGCTGGTCCAGGCGGCCTGCGCGATCGCCGAGGCCGAAGGCACCCGGGTCCCGGAGTAG
- a CDS encoding branched-chain amino acid ABC transporter permease: protein MEFAQQLVNGLTLGSLYALIAVGYTVVYGIIQLINFAHGEIFMIGAFGALSTWLVFFDGNTSVWVLPIMIIGAIAASVIVAVLMERVAYRPLRNAPRLAPLITAIGISVFLQELVRLGYNNPLLFISTWNPFNFPSAKQKVPFPQIDVVTGAAFNLGGVTIQRSTIFTIGALIVCAAGLFYFVSRTRTGRAMQAVSQDPDTARLMGINVDRIIVVAFVIGATLAAVAGVAQGLQVTNINFKMGFLAGLKAFTAAVLGGIGNVWGAVLGGLTLGLVESMAVQFIPGTFGGSPWKDVWAFAILILVLVFRPQGLLGAKVVDRA from the coding sequence GTGGAATTCGCCCAGCAGCTCGTCAACGGGCTGACCCTGGGATCGCTGTACGCCTTGATCGCGGTCGGTTACACCGTGGTCTACGGGATCATCCAGCTGATCAACTTCGCCCACGGCGAGATCTTCATGATCGGTGCGTTCGGCGCCCTCTCGACCTGGCTCGTGTTCTTCGACGGCAACACCTCCGTCTGGGTGCTGCCGATCATGATCATCGGCGCCATCGCAGCCTCGGTGATCGTGGCCGTCCTGATGGAGCGGGTCGCGTACCGGCCGCTGCGCAACGCGCCCCGGCTCGCCCCGCTCATCACCGCCATCGGCATCTCGGTCTTCCTCCAGGAGCTCGTGCGCCTCGGGTACAACAACCCGCTGCTCTTCATCAGCACCTGGAACCCCTTCAACTTCCCCAGCGCCAAGCAGAAGGTGCCGTTCCCGCAGATCGACGTGGTCACCGGCGCGGCCTTCAACCTCGGCGGTGTCACCATCCAGCGCTCGACGATCTTCACCATCGGCGCCCTGATCGTCTGCGCCGCCGGGCTCTTCTACTTCGTGTCCCGCACCCGTACCGGCCGCGCCATGCAGGCCGTCTCGCAGGACCCGGACACCGCGCGCCTCATGGGCATCAACGTCGACCGGATCATCGTCGTCGCCTTCGTCATCGGCGCCACGCTGGCCGCCGTGGCCGGTGTCGCCCAGGGGCTCCAGGTCACGAACATCAACTTCAAGATGGGCTTCCTGGCCGGCCTCAAGGCGTTCACCGCCGCCGTGCTCGGCGGCATCGGCAACGTCTGGGGTGCCGTCCTCGGCGGCCTCACCCTCGGGCTGGTCGAGTCGATGGCCGTCCAGTTCATCCCGGGCACCTTCGGTGGCAGCCCGTGGAAGGACGTCTGGGCCTTCGCCATCCTCATCCTCGTCCTGGTCTTCCGACCGCAAGGACTCCTCGGCGCGAAGGTGGTGGACCGGGCATGA